One part of the Verrucomicrobiia bacterium genome encodes these proteins:
- a CDS encoding PA domain-containing protein — protein sequence MKRTVKLIGAALLGAACSGTVFAGHQVFNFDNDPGSDPALSQALILGTHNYYSATGEQIWSSGAGVGINGNPKTGGYLSLCDATNGNNNLVFVFPDVDSGLPVKAFQIDMDMRVGNPNAANGRPADGFSISFARNGDIALQNATNGIVGGFAGGDGSIANAQNPLGSTDVENGTKTGVAVVFDAWQGNWLPDTQPINNTGGSNDREGIAVRVDDHTLVQLNLQNNRNEKDCIPSPQTGLSNDAKGLSEQTGTNALVTANFLTCTATYGNSESSGSFTNLFWQHLMVRLTNISSVATIVTNNLTVSWKGVTVVNTNLAVFSPTVGRLVLAGRCGGNNQNVHIDNLVVDTTVSTNAYLVDVQGGLTSFTFHLSDNGASTVTSVSSVLLDGTDVTAQTPTTYSAPITTGAYSQAARFAPGSVHTVSVTFVDSFSVTQTAEGLFAVPNYAAFPTNYVLPLSAVDQTKPGFYVSPYQSREADPNAIWWADEQVMGYHGTNAVGAGTVSQENGFDVWSGPLGFYNPSGRAVSATFFANDADLTSFGIGANYPQDTQYGAARYDIYDNSALEFFGYIYFPTSGVYNMVVGTDDNFQLSVSQNPQDRMGQVLWTSSGARVPTASSPPLVGADIHQVIIDQAGVYPIRLVYENGGGGAALEWYTITPPVGSPGIDTFLVNDNNTVNQSGGIVLKTFRALNGTVDVGPYITKADPVRGDFDVVYYQPVTVDLANGTGSKTVNQSTIALSVDGAPQTVTTTATGNGFHVAQTLTGFWSSGSHTNLLTFADNLGTNYTYTWTFNVLGGVLGVASADSTNSTAIISIPASAGVSASAVDSSKPGFRVRSYQTPMEAGQGHSGFTEAELLGEHGFNVADQTGTGGTGYFTWNNLVDFRYSSGNGAQGEWTYDLGDFTGFGVGAIAPAYRFNNTPSDTLTEESAIEYASWLVFNQPGNYIMFVNTDDGFRVMVPQGTPGGKLGTYIFAADVGRGMAGPNSFAQTGGSYFQFNIPTAGAYPFRLLYYNGGGDGGIEWSVYQRRADGSVLKMAVNDPNKADGVKAYQALTTGEPTAPYVQRLDPVYNEPDVNFWEPTVVDLADGATGKTVDATSIQLTSDGLAQTITTSHPSAGVTRVAQQLTEGFFWSNGAHTNVLTYKDTLGNSYTNIWPFTAVGPGLSIVQVPASQRVDPSLVDQTQPGFRVKSYQTTATNSGPNIAFAEAQFLGMWGPNIADQSFTNGPGFFVWPYQMDFVENVGANGSNGEYRYNWGMNTNFGFQLQGGGNAVNYNTMIFAGWMNFPKAGLYGMTVNSDDGFKVTTPLGGNPFSEAGIILGFADGGRGNTTGGAANPFRGSVTPFVFNIPQAGAYPIRLLWYNGTGGLSVEWTLIQPMSDGSVERVIVGDPNVPDAVKVYQTLQTVPPEVLAVTASIGSGNPPTNGLNNAQSGQPGLTLGGTGTTQTVPNSQDVWVFLQDGNTTTINPTSAILSFNGATQPITVTNGNGITALLRSATNGYWPSGSYGPLMVYYQDNTSAWHTNFVAYMETPFGGATLHVGGVAESKLDTTKPGFKVRTYQVDPAIDDRGVNEGAVTTGGLTIPNRVPISEQLLAGIWGPNQANLGPATYPGPVTNAGAIDNGYFDLTGGGPSNGVVNLNAQYPANAGDFQASGGFPDQPMPGLPGLGPTTQNNDRSNSVALEILAYVDFPTNGTYTLGVSSDDGFRLLQGWDTPTNNGALLVNSPSGVAGFKAAAMNSCEQPVSSQPVTNFITGDLVMPDGIGFGSVSNGEGCVLFNPSQLVGKIALMYRSANCGALQQVQNAALAGAQAVVLIQKHRPTTDGLLAEELGVSPMQPIPMVMIEETDGNALVAAMQTNTVNVTITPSYDMLNPTDDRVLGQTSAGKGNSDCNFQVTVTNAPQAYPLRLVYWNGGGGVNVEFYSLTGTNGTRKLVNDLSNPSSGLGLAAYYSLVSTTPQLSIRSDGVNLTITYTGTLQTTTDLSTKPVVWTPDSSPSPVVIPISSTTGNLFFRSVQ from the coding sequence ATGAAAAGAACAGTCAAACTCATCGGCGCCGCCCTTCTGGGCGCCGCCTGCTCGGGCACGGTCTTCGCCGGTCACCAGGTTTTTAACTTCGACAACGACCCCGGGTCGGACCCGGCCCTCAGCCAGGCCCTCATTCTCGGCACCCACAATTACTATAGCGCCACCGGAGAACAAATCTGGTCCAGCGGCGCGGGTGTCGGCATCAACGGCAACCCCAAGACCGGCGGTTACCTGTCGCTCTGCGACGCCACCAACGGCAATAACAACCTGGTCTTTGTCTTTCCAGACGTGGACAGCGGGTTGCCGGTCAAGGCGTTTCAAATCGACATGGACATGCGCGTGGGCAATCCCAATGCCGCCAATGGCCGGCCCGCCGACGGCTTCAGCATCAGCTTCGCCAGAAACGGTGACATTGCCCTGCAAAACGCCACCAACGGCATTGTGGGCGGGTTCGCGGGCGGCGACGGCAGCATCGCGAACGCGCAGAATCCCCTCGGCAGCACCGACGTTGAGAACGGCACCAAGACGGGCGTGGCGGTGGTATTCGATGCCTGGCAAGGCAATTGGTTGCCCGACACACAGCCCATCAATAACACCGGCGGCAGCAACGACCGCGAAGGCATTGCGGTGCGCGTCGATGACCACACCCTCGTCCAACTCAACCTGCAGAATAACCGTAATGAGAAGGACTGCATCCCCTCCCCTCAAACTGGACTGAGCAATGACGCCAAGGGGCTGAGCGAACAGACCGGCACCAATGCATTGGTCACCGCCAATTTCCTCACGTGCACTGCAACCTACGGCAATAGCGAGTCCTCCGGCTCGTTTACCAATCTCTTTTGGCAGCACCTGATGGTGCGCCTCACCAATATCAGCTCCGTGGCCACCATCGTGACCAACAACCTCACCGTGAGCTGGAAGGGTGTTACCGTTGTGAACACAAACCTCGCAGTCTTTTCGCCCACCGTCGGGCGCCTGGTCCTGGCTGGCCGTTGCGGCGGCAACAACCAAAACGTCCATATCGATAACCTCGTTGTCGATACCACCGTCAGCACCAACGCTTACCTGGTCGATGTCCAAGGCGGCCTGACCAGCTTCACATTCCATCTCTCGGATAACGGCGCCTCCACGGTCACCAGCGTATCAAGCGTTCTACTGGATGGCACTGATGTCACCGCCCAGACCCCCACCACCTACAGCGCCCCCATCACCACCGGCGCCTATTCCCAGGCCGCCCGATTTGCACCCGGCTCGGTTCACACGGTTTCCGTCACCTTTGTCGATAGCTTTAGCGTCACTCAGACCGCCGAAGGCCTCTTCGCGGTTCCCAATTATGCCGCTTTCCCGACCAATTACGTCCTCCCGCTGAGCGCCGTGGACCAGACCAAACCCGGCTTTTATGTCAGCCCGTACCAGAGCCGTGAGGCTGATCCGAACGCGATTTGGTGGGCGGATGAACAGGTAATGGGTTATCACGGCACGAATGCCGTGGGCGCCGGCACTGTCAGCCAGGAAAATGGCTTTGATGTCTGGAGTGGTCCGTTGGGCTTCTATAATCCCTCCGGACGCGCCGTCAGCGCCACCTTCTTCGCCAATGACGCCGATTTAACCAGCTTTGGTATTGGCGCAAATTACCCCCAGGATACCCAGTATGGCGCGGCCCGCTATGATATTTATGACAACTCGGCCCTGGAATTCTTCGGCTACATCTATTTCCCGACCAGCGGCGTCTATAACATGGTCGTCGGCACCGATGACAACTTCCAACTCAGCGTCTCGCAAAACCCTCAGGACCGCATGGGCCAAGTGCTCTGGACCAGTAGCGGGGCGCGTGTGCCTACTGCTTCGTCGCCCCCTCTTGTTGGCGCCGATATCCACCAGGTCATCATCGATCAAGCCGGTGTCTATCCTATCCGCCTCGTCTATGAAAACGGTGGTGGCGGAGCCGCCTTGGAATGGTACACCATCACCCCTCCTGTCGGGTCGCCTGGAATCGATACGTTCCTTGTCAATGATAACAATACCGTAAACCAATCCGGCGGCATCGTCCTTAAGACCTTCCGCGCCTTGAATGGCACCGTGGATGTCGGACCTTACATCACCAAGGCCGACCCGGTTCGGGGCGATTTTGACGTTGTCTATTATCAGCCCGTCACGGTCGATCTGGCCAACGGCACGGGGAGCAAGACCGTCAACCAAAGCACCATTGCCTTGAGCGTCGATGGCGCGCCCCAGACGGTGACCACTACGGCCACAGGCAACGGGTTCCATGTCGCCCAGACCCTGACCGGTTTTTGGTCCAGCGGCAGCCATACCAACCTGCTGACCTTCGCGGATAATCTTGGCACCAATTATACCTACACATGGACGTTCAACGTCCTGGGTGGAGTCTTAGGGGTGGCCTCGGCCGATTCGACCAACAGCACCGCCATCATCAGCATCCCAGCCTCCGCCGGCGTCAGCGCCAGCGCGGTGGATTCCTCCAAACCTGGATTCCGCGTCCGCTCCTATCAAACCCCGATGGAAGCCGGCCAGGGTCATAGCGGCTTCACCGAAGCCGAACTGCTCGGCGAACACGGCTTCAACGTCGCTGACCAAACAGGCACCGGCGGCACCGGCTACTTCACCTGGAACAACCTCGTCGATTTCCGCTATTCCAGCGGGAACGGTGCCCAGGGTGAGTGGACTTACGACCTCGGCGATTTCACCGGGTTCGGCGTCGGTGCTATTGCGCCCGCCTACCGCTTCAACAACACCCCGAGCGATACCTTGACTGAGGAAAGTGCCATTGAGTATGCGTCGTGGCTGGTCTTCAATCAACCGGGCAACTACATCATGTTCGTGAACACCGACGACGGCTTCCGCGTCATGGTCCCACAAGGCACCCCCGGCGGGAAACTCGGCACCTATATCTTCGCAGCCGACGTTGGCCGCGGCATGGCTGGGCCCAACTCCTTTGCGCAAACCGGCGGGTCCTACTTCCAGTTCAATATCCCAACGGCCGGCGCCTACCCATTCCGGCTCCTTTACTACAATGGCGGCGGCGACGGCGGCATCGAGTGGTCCGTTTATCAGCGGCGAGCCGATGGTTCGGTGCTGAAGATGGCCGTCAATGACCCGAATAAAGCCGATGGCGTCAAGGCCTACCAGGCCCTCACAACCGGTGAGCCAACCGCTCCCTATGTGCAGCGCCTTGACCCGGTGTATAACGAGCCGGATGTCAACTTCTGGGAACCGACTGTGGTCGATCTGGCCGATGGCGCAACTGGGAAGACAGTCGATGCGACCAGCATCCAGTTGACCAGCGACGGCTTGGCCCAGACCATCACCACCTCCCACCCCTCGGCTGGCGTTACCCGGGTTGCCCAGCAGTTGACTGAAGGCTTCTTCTGGTCCAATGGCGCGCATACCAACGTGCTGACCTACAAGGATACGCTTGGCAACTCGTACACGAATATCTGGCCGTTCACGGCGGTTGGCCCTGGCTTGAGCATCGTCCAGGTGCCCGCCAGCCAGCGCGTCGACCCCTCCCTGGTCGATCAAACGCAGCCTGGGTTCCGCGTGAAATCCTACCAGACGACGGCGACCAATTCAGGACCGAACATCGCCTTTGCCGAAGCCCAGTTCCTCGGCATGTGGGGGCCGAATATCGCCGACCAGAGCTTCACCAATGGACCCGGCTTCTTCGTCTGGCCCTACCAAATGGATTTCGTCGAGAATGTCGGCGCCAATGGCTCAAACGGTGAGTACCGTTACAATTGGGGCATGAACACCAACTTCGGCTTCCAACTCCAAGGCGGTGGCAACGCGGTTAATTACAACACCATGATCTTCGCCGGTTGGATGAATTTCCCGAAGGCCGGCCTCTACGGCATGACCGTCAACAGCGATGATGGCTTTAAAGTGACAACCCCGCTTGGCGGCAATCCCTTCAGCGAGGCAGGAATCATCCTCGGCTTCGCTGACGGCGGCCGCGGCAATACTACCGGCGGTGCGGCCAATCCGTTCCGTGGCTCGGTCACTCCCTTTGTCTTCAACATCCCGCAGGCTGGGGCCTACCCGATTCGCCTGCTGTGGTACAACGGCACCGGCGGGCTCAGTGTAGAATGGACCCTGATCCAACCCATGTCTGACGGTTCAGTCGAGCGCGTCATCGTTGGCGATCCCAATGTGCCGGATGCGGTCAAGGTATATCAAACCCTGCAGACCGTACCGCCAGAAGTGTTGGCTGTTACGGCATCCATCGGCAGCGGAAATCCCCCGACCAATGGGCTCAATAACGCTCAGTCCGGTCAGCCCGGTCTGACTTTGGGTGGCACCGGCACCACGCAAACCGTACCCAACAGTCAGGATGTTTGGGTGTTCCTCCAGGATGGCAATACGACCACCATCAATCCGACGAGCGCGATCTTGTCCTTCAATGGCGCCACGCAACCGATCACCGTGACGAACGGCAACGGCATCACAGCCCTCCTCCGTTCGGCCACCAACGGCTACTGGCCTTCCGGCAGTTACGGCCCGCTGATGGTCTATTACCAGGACAATACCAGCGCCTGGCACACCAACTTCGTTGCCTATATGGAAACGCCATTTGGCGGCGCTACGCTCCATGTGGGCGGGGTGGCTGAATCCAAGCTCGATACAACCAAACCTGGGTTCAAAGTGCGCACCTATCAGGTTGATCCGGCTATTGACGATCGTGGGGTCAATGAGGGCGCGGTCACAACTGGCGGTCTGACGATACCGAATCGGGTGCCGATCTCCGAGCAACTCCTGGCCGGCATCTGGGGGCCCAACCAGGCCAACCTCGGCCCGGCCACCTACCCGGGCCCTGTCACGAACGCCGGCGCGATTGATAACGGTTACTTCGACCTGACCGGTGGTGGCCCGAGCAATGGAGTAGTCAACCTCAACGCCCAATACCCAGCCAATGCCGGCGACTTCCAGGCCTCGGGCGGTTTCCCCGACCAACCCATGCCCGGCTTGCCCGGCCTTGGCCCCACAACGCAGAATAACGACAGGAGCAATAGCGTGGCCCTGGAAATCCTCGCTTACGTCGATTTCCCGACCAACGGCACTTATACACTGGGGGTCAGCAGCGATGATGGGTTCCGCCTATTGCAGGGCTGGGATACGCCGACCAATAACGGGGCCTTGCTCGTCAACAGCCCTTCGGGTGTCGCCGGCTTTAAAGCCGCCGCGATGAACTCCTGCGAGCAGCCGGTCTCGTCGCAGCCTGTCACCAACTTCATCACCGGCGATCTGGTGATGCCGGATGGTATCGGGTTCGGGAGCGTCTCCAATGGCGAAGGTTGCGTCCTGTTCAATCCGTCGCAATTAGTTGGCAAGATAGCCCTGATGTATCGCAGCGCTAACTGCGGCGCCCTGCAGCAGGTCCAGAATGCCGCTTTGGCCGGCGCCCAAGCGGTCGTCCTCATCCAGAAGCATCGGCCGACAACCGATGGTCTTTTGGCTGAGGAACTGGGCGTCAGCCCGATGCAGCCGATCCCCATGGTGATGATCGAAGAGACCGATGGCAATGCTCTGGTCGCCGCCATGCAGACCAATACGGTCAACGTCACTATCACGCCTTCCTACGATATGCTCAACCCGACCGATGACCGCGTTCTGGGCCAGACATCGGCCGGTAAAGGCAACAGTGATTGCAACTTCCAGGTCACCGTCACCAACGCGCCTCAGGCATATCCATTGCGCCTGGTGTACTGGAACGGTGGCGGCGGCGTGAACGTCGAGTTTTATTCACTGACCGGCACCAACGGTACTCGCAAGCTCGTCAACGACCTGAGCAACCCAAGCTCCGGCCTGGGTTTGGCGGCCTACTACAGCCTGGTCTCGACCACGCCTCAGCTCAGCATCAGGAGCGACGGGGTGAACCTGACCATCACCTACACCGGCACTCTCCAGACCACCACCGACCTGAGCACCAAACCGGTCGTTTGGACCCCGGATTCAAGCCCGAGCCCGGTCGTCATCCCAATCAGCTCGACAACCGGCAACCTGTTCTTCCGGTCGGTTCAGTAA